In Sphingobacterium sp. R2, the genomic stretch CCCCACCCTTTTGATTTGCAATTGCAATTACTTTTCCCATCTGAATGAAAATCTTTCTTAATTAAAATGTCATTTTATCCCACATTTCACTTTTTTGAAGATCAATTTGCCAAAATCTCTATCCGCAACTCAAATTAACAGAACAAGTTCAGCATATTTCGTACTTTTGACAAAGCAAAAGCACATATCCTCAGGATGCTAAGATACAAAAAATCGAGATATGTATCCACTTTGAAATTGCGCTTTTTATAAGTACCAACAACACAATGATTTTAATAATATCCGGAACAAACCGCCCCAATAGCAAGACGTTAAAAATAGCAAAGTGCTACAAGCAAATACTTGATCGTAAGTCAATTGAAAGTGACATTTTTTCTTTGGAAGATCTACCAGCAAACATTTTAGAGACAGATCTTTATGGCAAAAGAAGCGCAGCATTCGAACCTATCCAAGAAAAGGTCAGTAAAGCTGAACTGTTTATCTTCATCGCCCCAGAATACAACGGAAGTATACCCGGAGCACTCAAGCTTTTTATCGACTGCTGCACATTTCCGATCAGCTTTTATCACAAGAAAGTTGCATTGGTCGGACTATCTTCTGGACGCTATGGCAACCTTCGTGGGATCGATCACCTCACTGGGATATGCCACTATTTAAGAATGCATGTGCTTCCCCTCAAGATTTTTATCCCCGGGGTTCAGAACGAATTGAATGATGACGGAGAATTATTCAAGGAAGATACACTGCAATTCATCAATGAGCAGATTGATGAAATGATCCGATTTTAATAACGGCTACCAAAAAAGAGGCCTTCAGTGATACTGAAGGCCTCTCTCAAATGTATAGGCACTATGCGAATAGCGGCTAAGCTAATACCCAAAAATCTCTTTTAGATTTAGCTTTTTAACTTCCCCTAATTTGGCGAGATCAGCTGGTTTAAGACTGTCTTCTTTCGCTACGACACAATAAACATAGGGCTTTTGGCTCATTTCCTTCTTATGAAAAGCATGCAGATTTTCATACGTCAATTTCGGTGCCTCTTCGTAAACAACTTTACGAATATCGGTTGCATTCCCCAGACGTTGTGCTGCCAAATAACCCCCTAAGATAGAAGCATTCAACACACGCTCACTGGCAATTGATTTTTCTAGGCTAACTTTTGCGATATCCAGGCCTTTAGTGCTTTCAGGCAACACATCCAACAACTCATTCATGCCTTTAATCGCATCGTTAAACTTATCTGCCTGTGTGCCAACGTAAGCCCCTACCGTATAGCGATTACCTTTTTTATACGGTTGGCCATAATAAGCGTAGGTGGAATACGCCAACGCTTTTGACTCACGGATAGTCTGAAAAACAATACTTCCCATACCGCCGCCAAAATAATTATTAAACAACGAAACAGTAGGCGTCAGGGCACTGTCGTAAACTTCTGAACTTCTATACCAAAACACCTCAGCCTGTTTCATATCAAAATCAGCAAAAAGCACCTGATTCTTGGTTGTTGGCAACTCTTCAAACACAACTGCCTTTTTTGCCACTGTGTATGTTCCGGCACTTTGTTTTAAAGGCTTCGCTTTCGCTACAAATTCCGTAGCCGATAATGGACCAAAATAAAGCATCGTGTGCTTCATATTCGCCAAATCATGCAATACATTTACCAGATCCTCCGCTTTTAAAGCGTCCAATTCAGCATCTGTAAACACATTATTAAATGGATTTTTAGCGCCGTATTTAGCATAGGATTTTAAACCTTCCATGATTGCAGTCTTGCTTTCTTTGGCATTTGCTCGTGCCTTTTTTACACGGGAAATATACATTTTGAAAGCCTCCTCATCAGCAATACAATTGCGCAACAAGTCTTGAATCAAGTTCAGCGTTGGTGTAAAGTTTGAATTTAAGCCCGAAATCGACACCATGGTTTCCTCATTACCTGCGGATACAGAGAAATCAGATGCCAATTGATAAAAATCTTTGCTGAACTGCTCACTTGACTTATCCTTTGTACCCAAAAATTCAAGATACCCCGCAGCTAAAGACAGTAACTTATTGCTCCATTTTCCGCCGTCAAAACGATAAGACAGTGAAAACAGCTCATTATCTGAGTTCTTTACAGCAAGCACAGGCAGTCCATTTGCAGTAGCTTTTTGAATAGCTTTGTCGTAATTTACCCATACCGGCTGGATTTTATCCTCCGGCATCGCTTCAACCCACTTTAAGAAATCAGACTGGTCGTCGCGATTGACCGTTACAGGCGTAATCTCTGGTTTAACAACCTTAACCACACTATTGTCCACTCCCTTACGTTTATAAACGACAACATAATTATTGTCGTTCAGGTATTTGTTTGCAAAGTCCACCACATCTTGCTTGGTAATCTTATTCAACTCATCCGAATACCCCACAACAGCTGCCCAATCTTGACCAGAAGTAAAGGCATCCATCAATGATTCAGCACGGTCGCCATAGCTTTCGTTCTGTTTAATTTCATCTTTCTTTGCATTATTGACAATTGCCGTTATCAGATCATCCGAGAAATCACCTTTTCTCAATTTCGCCAATTCTTGCAACAGCAACTGCTTTACCTCTTCCAAGCGCTGTCCCTGACCTGGATTACCCTGTAGTAGCAGCAAGGAATAATCTTTTAATATGTAAGGAAAAGCACCGGCACCTAACAATTTTTGGTTCTTCACCAAATCCAGATCAATCAGACCCGCAGATCCGTTCGTTAAGATCTGACTCATCAAATTGAGCATGCGGGCATCCTTCGTTGCAGCACCTGGAAAACGGAATCCCATCAGCATAAACTCTGCATCCGGACCTTTGACCTCACGGACAACAGGTGTCGAAATCGGCTTTTCAGCATCAAAAGTGTAAGCAGGAATCTCTTTGGGCTGCATAAAAGCAAAGCTCTTATCCACTTTTTTAACGACCTCAGTGGGATCAAAATCACCCGACATAATGACCCCCATATTATTAGGGACATAATATGTATCAAAATACTCCCGAATGGCCTTCAACGACGGATTTTTAAGATGCTCTACCGTCCCAATAGTGGTCTGTTTTCCATAATTATTATCAGGAAAAACAGCCGAAAACATCGATTCCACGGCCTTACGATTATCTTTATCCAGACTTATATTTTTCTCTTCATAAACAGCTTCAAGTTCGGTATGAAACAAGCGCAATACGGGATTTCTAAACCGTTCAGCTTGTACAGCGAGATACTTATCCAATACATTGCTAGGGATTTGTTCCTGATAACCAGTCTGTTCAAATGAAGTGAAAGCATTCGTTCCTTCTGCTCCCATGGACGCCATCAATTTATCGTACTCATTTGCTATCGCATATTTGGCAGCTTCTCCAGATACTTTATCGATCTCCCTATAAATCGCTTTCCGCTCAGCTTCGTCGGTCGTGCTATTGTATTTCTCATACAGCGCATCGATCTGATCCAATAGCGGTTTTTCCTTAGCCCAGTCTTTAGATCCAAATTTATCCGTTCCCTTGAATAGCATATGCTCCAGGTAATGCGCTAAACCCGTATGCTCTTTCGGATCGGTTTTACTACCTGCCTTTGTCGCAATGTAGGTTTGGATACGCGGTTCCTTTTTTGTGGGGCTCAATATCACCGTTAAGCCATTTTTTAACTTATAGAACCGAGAGTGAGTGGGGTCATTGGTTACGTACTTATAGGTGTATCCCCCTTCAGATGCTTCTTTCCAATCGAATTTTGCACTTTGGGCAAACAAGGCAACCCCTGCTGTTGTTAGCACAAACGTAACAGCAGTTATTCTAAATAGGTTTCTAATCATATTTCCTTTTTCTTTTCAGCTCAAACTTAGATAAGTTGCTTTTTATATGCAATACGATGAAACATATAACAGAAGATTATTTACCATTTTGATACTGTGAAAGTTAAGCGAGCCGATAATGCTTACTGCTCACGTAAGATACCTTGCCTAAAAATGGTATTTTTTAACCCATTTGTTCCCCAACGGTATAAATGGCTCTTGTTACAATGATATATCATGCTTACTTTTGCAAAAAATTAAAAAAACGCTAACGTTTTATTTCATGAAATCAAGAATGCTTGCTTTTGTGACCTTGGCCCTGCTCTCCTTTCGTACCATAGCCCAGGTTACACCCCGAATAGAAAATTCAACAGACACTTTACAAAGCCTTATCCCAGCCAAGAAAAGACTGATATTTCAACTTGAACATGAAAGTGGTGGCGAACTTAAATTTAATGAACGTTCCAAAGAAACACTAGCCGACTCCTACTATAACGGCTTAAATTTCAGAGTAGGATTTCAGACCCAGTTTCAAGATTCGATAAAAAGCATTTACAATGAACTGTACAACTATCCGATCTACGGTATTGGTATCTATAGCAGCACCTTTGGACAGGAACATCTGGGCCAGCCTTTTGCAGCATACGGCTTTGTGGCTATTCCCATTCGACCAAAAGTAAATTCGAGATGGAATTTCAATTATCGGATTGCCCTCGGTCTCTCCGGCAGATTCAACCCCTATAACGAAGAAGACAACCCTTTCAACCTCCTTATCGGCAGCAAAAACAACGTTTTTATTGATTTCGGAATCCAGGCCAACTATCGGTTAAACAAACATTTTCAGGTCGGTGCTGGCGCGGCATTTCACCACTTTAGCAATGGAGCACTGGCATTACCCAATACAGGGATAAATCTCGTCCCTTTGAGCTTATCCGTATCGTATACACCAACAGACAAGCCATTTGATTATAGAAAAACGCGTATTCCCCCGATGGAGAAAACCGAAGAACTGCATTTCAATTATGCTTTTGGTTTCAAGCAGATCGACCGCGAGCATGATAGCCAATATTTTAAATCGATGTTGGGAGCATATTATAGCAGACATTTGGGCTACAAATGGCGGCTCGGCGCTGGAGTTGATGCATTCTATTCAGCCAGCGGGAATGATGAAAGAGTGGCGGGCGACAAAGCCGGCAAATTTTCAGCCTTATTTTCTTACGGGCCAGCGGTCTACATAGATCATGTTCTAAATTCGAGATTGTACATCAACGGAAATGTGGGGACCTACCTGCATCGCAACAAATTCAATGGCGAGAGCATGCCCATATACCTTAGAGTAGGTGTACGCTATAAAGTCTACAAAGATTTCTTTGCTGGCGTTTCTATTAAAGCCCACGGAGGTAAAGCAGACTTTATTGAATGGACGACAGGTTACGGCATTAAGCTAGGTAAAAAGAAGAGCTGACAATAAAATTTGTTTAGTGCCAATCCAATAAAATTGACTTCTGATAAAGTCTGCTCTGTTATCCCGCTGAGACGCTATAATTTCTAGCTATAGTAGGAAACAAAGGCACCAATGCAAAAGATTCAGTTTCCCTACGTCCCTGCGGAATTTTACTATTCTTGCATGCTTAAAACTTACGTTTGTGGTGTGATACTAAAAATATTTGCCATGTGCTGCACTAAGAAAGGAAACGTTGCTGATTAATTAAAGAGGCCGTTAGAATTAAAATACTACGAGCCAGTGCGTGCGATAATACGTAACCTTCGGTTTGGAAATGGAGTACTTATCAAAGCAAAGGTTATAAAATCAGCAGCAAACTGGCATTCCGAAGAGAAAAGTCCTCCATAGGAAGGAATCGATATGGATGGGGATCAAAAATGATATATTTTTTGAGGCATATCTTATCGATCGATCGTCATAAATTTTCTGACTTTTTTTATCCATCTTTTTCGGATTTTGTTGTTTTCATTTTTTATATCGTAGATAGTCAAATTTACTATTGCCTTATCTCCAGATAATGTTAGTGAAGTGATAGGGTAATAGATGCTATCTTTGAACATAATCGGATCAACGACATTTAGGTTTGATAATTGTACAATAACCCCAAAGCTTCCCCCAGCCGCTTTAATTCTTTTCGTGTAAGTAGCTCTTTGGAAGGCTTTCTACCACTTTTATCTTGTGATTGATTATACGTAAATTCTTTGGGAGGTCTTGTTTCTGATTCATTATGTCTGCTCACTTTCAAATGCCATATTTCCGATCTATCGCAATTTAAAAAGGTATAGCTGGGCAGAGGGCTCTTTCTCGGAAAATCTAAGTCAGAGATAGTCGAAAAATGCGTTAGATCATGCAGACTTATTCCAGCTTCTTTCAAGTCACGTTCACTAGAAACCTGTGCTAATAATGTGTTTGTACTATTAAACGTTAAGAAAATAGACGAAAAAAAAGAAATGATAATAGTTTACCTAACATAATTTTCTAAAATTAATAGAAGCTTTTACTTGAATCTGAAGCGCTCGGTTCTAAATTACCTATATCATCGAAATAGTACTATATCCTACCATCTTGATGGTACGATAGTCTATAATGGCTATAATTACACTATTTAATAAGTTCAAACATTCAAAACATGTTGAATATTATTTAACCCTGAAAGTATTCATTTATAAATTTACAAATAAATAGTCTATTCTCAAACGAATAGAAAAGTATAGTATTTTAAAAAAAATAACGAACCTCATTTTTAAAAGAGATTATATTGAAAACACAAAGACAGGTTAAGCGGTAATAATTATCAACATAGATTTCCAGTTTTGCTATATAACTTGGTAAAAGCATTATTTTTTAGTCTGTCGCTCACAGATTCTATTATCGTACTTTTTCTCAGCATAATTTTATCAATCCAAGTTAGGTTCATGCCGTCCATACTCTTTTCTCTTATCCCAGAGCCGACTCCTTCAATCTACAGCCAATTCAATGCATAAAAAAAGCGTTCATGATGAACGCTTTTTTTATTGTGGGGATTACTGGGTTCGAACCAGTGACCCCTACCTTGTCGAGGTAGTGCTCTAAACCAGCTGAGCTAAACCCCCTAACGAAAAAAAAAGCACCATTTGATGATGCTTTGTGGAGGCTACAGGATTCGAACCTGTGACCCTCTGCTTGTAAGGCAGATGCTCTGAACCAGCTGAGCTAAGCCTCCGTTTTGGATTGGTGGAGAATACTGGATTCGAACCAGTGACCCTCTGCTTGTAAGGCAGATGCTCTGAACCAGCTGAGCTAATTCTCCGACGTTGTATGGTGGAGGCTACAGGATTCGAACCTGTGACCCTCTGCTTGTAAGGCAGATGCTCTGAACCAGCTGAGCTAAGCCTCCATACTTTTTTAAAGAACGCCGTTCCCTAATTGCGTGTGCAAATATAGCTTAAAAATTCTATTCTCAAAATTATTTTATAAGAATTTATGCCTTAACGATCACAACAAGCTAAGAAACACCGAAATAATTTTTAGTCATAGAACTTCCACGATATACCAAACCTAAAGTTGGCGGTATTCATCGGATAGCGGCGAACCGTGTAGTATCCGTGTGGATAGAAGTTCTGATTTAAAAAATTATAGCTCAAAAACATGTTTACCCGTTGTATGTTTGCTGTAATCCACAAATCCATAATTGGATAAGTCGAAAACTCGATTTGCTTATATGCATTGTAAAATTGCCCTGTCCCAACCGAATAATTCGGATTTGCATAAGGCGTATTAAACTTCGCATCCAAACCGATACTATAATCTATCACTTTATAGAAAAGATTGCTGTAATACAAACTATGCCAAGTATATAATTCGGGAACCGCCAATACAGCCTGTTGATCTGTCTTTTGATAGACAACCAGGTTGTCAAAAGTAAAATGGTTGAATTTAAATTTTTGTCCGATCGTTACCTTCAATAAATTGGCCTTATCCAATTGCGTCGGAACAATCCATTTGTCATTTTTAGGATCGTCCTGCGGATTGGGTCGCTCTGCGAAATACGTATAATTATTCATCAGGAAATATTCGACCTTACCGTGAAAACCAAGCATCGGATTAGCATATTGAAAACCGAGATTCTGAATTTTAGTCTTTTTAAGATCCAAATCATTCCATTTTGCATACGTATAATTTAAATTCTCAAAAATCATCTCGGGGGATTTATTCTGTGAATACGCAGAAAGCGTCACCTTTCCAATTTTATCGCCCATAGCGATATCCGCTTTGGCATCATATAGAAAATCCCCAAAATTGTGACCGAATACGATCTGATTGGCTTTCAAACTAAAATCAAGACGATCGGAAAACTGATAGCCCAATTCACCCTTTACGATGCCATTTTGGTAAAAGCGATCAAACGTGGTGCTATCCGGCAATTTATTAATGGCCTGCGGATAAGCCGCGCGATTGTTATAATAGCGGTTGGAATCGAGCTGGTTTTGCTCCACCCAGTTCATATCGTGCTGAAAGGCCAGGTTTAATTTTGCCTCATTCTTAAATACCGACTTCCCGCGCAGGAAAAAGTTGTATTCAAACTCATTCGAAACGTTCGTAATCAGGGTCTTATCATTATTTAACGCTAATGCTCTGTTGTTATAAGGCAACACTGCATACTGATCATCCGTATTCTTGAAGAAGTTATAGGTTTGCCTTCTAATACGCGTATTGTGCGCCATGCTATTGGTGGGGCGGATCTCCATAGTTGGCTTACCTTTATCGATGGTATCCAATCGCCCCACATAAAGCGACTGTCTCAGAAAAAATGATTTATCCCACCATCTGG encodes the following:
- a CDS encoding NADPH-dependent FMN reductase, with translation MILIISGTNRPNSKTLKIAKCYKQILDRKSIESDIFSLEDLPANILETDLYGKRSAAFEPIQEKVSKAELFIFIAPEYNGSIPGALKLFIDCCTFPISFYHKKVALVGLSSGRYGNLRGIDHLTGICHYLRMHVLPLKIFIPGVQNELNDDGELFKEDTLQFINEQIDEMIRF
- a CDS encoding insulinase family protein, which codes for MIRNLFRITAVTFVLTTAGVALFAQSAKFDWKEASEGGYTYKYVTNDPTHSRFYKLKNGLTVILSPTKKEPRIQTYIATKAGSKTDPKEHTGLAHYLEHMLFKGTDKFGSKDWAKEKPLLDQIDALYEKYNSTTDEAERKAIYREIDKVSGEAAKYAIANEYDKLMASMGAEGTNAFTSFEQTGYQEQIPSNVLDKYLAVQAERFRNPVLRLFHTELEAVYEEKNISLDKDNRKAVESMFSAVFPDNNYGKQTTIGTVEHLKNPSLKAIREYFDTYYVPNNMGVIMSGDFDPTEVVKKVDKSFAFMQPKEIPAYTFDAEKPISTPVVREVKGPDAEFMLMGFRFPGAATKDARMLNLMSQILTNGSAGLIDLDLVKNQKLLGAGAFPYILKDYSLLLLQGNPGQGQRLEEVKQLLLQELAKLRKGDFSDDLITAIVNNAKKDEIKQNESYGDRAESLMDAFTSGQDWAAVVGYSDELNKITKQDVVDFANKYLNDNNYVVVYKRKGVDNSVVKVVKPEITPVTVNRDDQSDFLKWVEAMPEDKIQPVWVNYDKAIQKATANGLPVLAVKNSDNELFSLSYRFDGGKWSNKLLSLAAGYLEFLGTKDKSSEQFSKDFYQLASDFSVSAGNEETMVSISGLNSNFTPTLNLIQDLLRNCIADEEAFKMYISRVKKARANAKESKTAIMEGLKSYAKYGAKNPFNNVFTDAELDALKAEDLVNVLHDLANMKHTMLYFGPLSATEFVAKAKPLKQSAGTYTVAKKAVVFEELPTTKNQVLFADFDMKQAEVFWYRSSEVYDSALTPTVSLFNNYFGGGMGSIVFQTIRESKALAYSTYAYYGQPYKKGNRYTVGAYVGTQADKFNDAIKGMNELLDVLPESTKGLDIAKVSLEKSIASERVLNASILGGYLAAQRLGNATDIRKVVYEEAPKLTYENLHAFHKKEMSQKPYVYCVVAKEDSLKPADLAKLGEVKKLNLKEIFGY
- a CDS encoding acyloxyacyl hydrolase — translated: MKSRMLAFVTLALLSFRTIAQVTPRIENSTDTLQSLIPAKKRLIFQLEHESGGELKFNERSKETLADSYYNGLNFRVGFQTQFQDSIKSIYNELYNYPIYGIGIYSSTFGQEHLGQPFAAYGFVAIPIRPKVNSRWNFNYRIALGLSGRFNPYNEEDNPFNLLIGSKNNVFIDFGIQANYRLNKHFQVGAGAAFHHFSNGALALPNTGINLVPLSLSVSYTPTDKPFDYRKTRIPPMEKTEELHFNYAFGFKQIDREHDSQYFKSMLGAYYSRHLGYKWRLGAGVDAFYSASGNDERVAGDKAGKFSALFSYGPAVYIDHVLNSRLYINGNVGTYLHRNKFNGESMPIYLRVGVRYKVYKDFFAGVSIKAHGGKADFIEWTTGYGIKLGKKKS
- a CDS encoding putative porin, with the protein product MKLFVRILAAWCFLFIYSMDVIAQSKEDWSSALDSARAKEDGKKDSVILSAKYIRYATLDMLKKGTYTRQIDTSHHNYQYYNPQNLPWNPSVNLGSYGLATRDLLFQPKKTIGFQSGFTALERYLLNPDSVQYFRARARYSELSAVGFFFNDQVFRARVAQNINSQWNMNVDFHSTKTDGYYLNQNYSDLKASIASWYESKNNRYNLLINAVFNRLDAMENGSITEDRPFAPENRQAPNRFNPKFGNSDKNVIPRSRWWDKSFFLRQSLYVGRLDTIDKGKPTMEIRPTNSMAHNTRIRRQTYNFFKNTDDQYAVLPYNNRALALNNDKTLITNVSNEFEYNFFLRGKSVFKNEAKLNLAFQHDMNWVEQNQLDSNRYYNNRAAYPQAINKLPDSTTFDRFYQNGIVKGELGYQFSDRLDFSLKANQIVFGHNFGDFLYDAKADIAMGDKIGKVTLSAYSQNKSPEMIFENLNYTYAKWNDLDLKKTKIQNLGFQYANPMLGFHGKVEYFLMNNYTYFAERPNPQDDPKNDKWIVPTQLDKANLLKVTIGQKFKFNHFTFDNLVVYQKTDQQAVLAVPELYTWHSLYYSNLFYKVIDYSIGLDAKFNTPYANPNYSVGTGQFYNAYKQIEFSTYPIMDLWITANIQRVNMFLSYNFLNQNFYPHGYYTVRRYPMNTANFRFGISWKFYD